A portion of the Carettochelys insculpta isolate YL-2023 chromosome 26, ASM3395843v1, whole genome shotgun sequence genome contains these proteins:
- the ILRUN gene encoding protein ILRUN — MEGMDVDLDAELMQKFSCLGTTDKDVLIGEFQRLLGFQLSPAGCAFFLDMTNWNLQAAIGAYYDFESPNINVPSMSFVEDVTIGEGESIPPDTQFTKTWRIQNTGTEAWPPGVCLKYVGGDQFGHVNMVMVRSLEPQEIADVSVQMCSPSTAGMYQGQWRMCTATGLYYGDVIWVILSVEVGGLLGVTQQLSSFETEFNTQPHRKVEGNFNPFASPQKNRQPDENNLKDPGGSELGTISKNTWGPAPDQIEQDQNGLSQNSVNLSPSSHSNNLSVVTYSKGFHGPYPFGQS; from the exons ATGGAGGGGATGGACGTGGATCTGGACGCCGAGCTGATGCAGAAGTTCAGCTGCTTGGGTACCACGGACAAGGACGTGCTGATTGGCGAGTTCCAGCGGCTGCTGGGCTTCCAGCTGAGCCCGGCCGGCTGCGCCTTCTTCCTGGACATGACCAACTG GAACCTGCAAGCAGCCATTGGCGCCTACTATGACTTTGAGAGTCCAAACATCAATGTGCCCTCCATGTCCTTCGTAGAAGATGTTACCATAGGAGAAGGGGAGTCCATCCCACCTGATACTCAGTTTACAAAAACATGGAGGATACAGAACACAG GGACAGAGGCATGGCCCCCAGGGGTTTGTCTTAAGTACGTTGGAGGAGACCAGTTTGGCCATGTAAACATGGTGATGGTCAGGTCGCTAGAGCCCCAGGAGATTGCAGATGTCAGCGTTCAGATGTGCAGCCCCAGCACAGCGGGAATGTATCAGGGACAGTGGCGTATGTGCACTGCTACAGGACTCTATTATGGAG ACGTCATTTGGGTGATCCTCAGCGTGGAGGTTGGAGGACTTTTAGGAGTAACGCAGCAGCTGTCATCCTTCGAAACGGAATTCAACACGCAACCACATCGCAAGGTAGAAGGAAACTTTAACCCCTTCGCCTCTCCGCAGAAGAACAGGCAACCAGATGAAAACAACCTAAAAGACCCTGGGGGTTCTGAGCTAGGCACAATCAGCAAAAACACGTGGGGGCCTGCTCCTGACCAAATTGAACAAGATCAGAACGGACTGTCACAAAACTCTGTAAATCTCTCCCCCAGCAGTCACTCGAACAACTTATCGGTAGTGACGTACAGTAAG